A window of Fusarium musae strain F31 chromosome 1, whole genome shotgun sequence genomic DNA:
TGGGCCAGATGACCGAGCACATGGCGAGGTTTATGGATAAGTACAAAAACAGGCCTGGCTATGAGGGATACCTCAACTTCCGCGTTGCTGCGCTTAGTGAGATTCTCCAAGATGCTGGTTATCATACAATTATGTCTGGAAAATGGTAGGTTGAGAGCGACTCGGCAGCCTCAAAACCATGACTAAATGTTGTCGCCAGGCACCTCGGAACGACGAACGAGACATCCCCTCACGGGAGGGGGTTTGACAACAGTTATGTCTTCTTATCAGGCTGCTGTAATCACTACAACTATGAACCACAACTCGACGACCCAGCTCACGGGTTCTTCACACCCATGAACGCCGGCAAGTTCTGGATGCAAGACGACAGATTCTTAGATCGGAAAAACCCAAAAGATATCCCCGACGAATTTTACTCGACAACTACCTTTTCCGAAAAATTGATTGATTTCCTAAAAGATCGCAAAGACACTGAACAGCCATTCTTTGCGTATCTACCTTTCACTGCACCTCATTGGCCTCTGCAGGCGCCGCGCGAGACAATCGAGAAATATAGGGGTATCTACGACGATGGACCAGCAGCCTTGCGCAAACGAAGGTTGGCGAATCTCGTCAAACTGGGACTCATCTCTGAAGACACAGAACCAGCACCCGTGACAGTCGAACTTTGGGATAAGATGTCACCCATGGAGAAGGCTGAGTCGGCGAGGAAAATGGAAGTCTATGCCGCTATGGTAGATCTCATAGACGTCAATGTCGGCCGCGTGGTAGACTATCTCGACTCTATTGATGAGTTAGACAACACCTTTGTCCTCTTCATGTCAGACAACGGAGCCGAAGGGGCTATGCTCGAAGCTGTTCCCATGATGGGCAGTGTTGGAAGTGTCCCaaagatcatcaacaaatACTACGATAACTCGATTGATAACATGGGAATGGCAGACTCATATATCTGGTATGGTCCTGAATGGGCATGCGCGTCAATGGCGCCCTCTAGAGGTTTCAAAACTTGGATCACTGAAGGCGGTATTAGATGTCCATGCCTTGTTCGATATCCTCCTTTCTCCAAGGCTGGCGGATCGCACACCGACTCATTCTGTACGGTCATGGATATTCTACCGACAGTCCTTGACTTGGCGGGCATCCCCTTACCAGGAAGCAAATTCCGAGGCAGAGAAGTATTCCCCGTGAGGGGATCCTCATGGGTGTTACATCTTGAAGACCAATCTCCAGCTTTTCATGACGAGGAAAAGGAGATCACTGGTTGGGAGCTGTTCGGTCTTCGAGCCATCAGGGAGGGTCACTGGAAGGCTTTGTACATGACCGCACCAAGGGGAAAAGACAAATGGGAGCTGTACAACTTGAAGAACGATCCAGGCGAGTTGCACGATCTCGCTGACAGCAACCCAGATATTATGGACCGCCTGATTAATTTATGGGAGATCTACTATTCAGAAACAGGAATGTTTGACCCAGGGCATGAATTCGGTGTCACCAAGATCTAGGACTTGAACAAATATCAGCTGCTTGTTTCGAGGATTAGTACTAAAATCAAATTTCGCAGTTATTTGCTTTCGACTTATGCATATGCTTCCATGCTCTTTTGTTGATCCCTATGTCCTTCTGGACGATTGTTCCGAGTTAAACTTGTGACGCTGAGCCATACACTCTAAAGTGAAAAGAAATGCTTCTTGGCATAAATGATCTTCCTTGCTAATGCCTCGACTCGAAATTCGCGATTCAAATATCGGGAAGTTTCTCTACTGATACCCTTGCCTCGGGGAACAAGAAAATACTTGTTCTTAAACCAAGGGGCAAAAGATAACCAATCTAAAGGCATGCTAAGGTTATGCGAAATTCAGTACTTTTATTGTTTATAATCGAGGTCCTAAaatttcttcatcatctagCCAAATATCGTTTGTTTCAgcttttccttctctccaCTGCTCTCACACATGTCACGAAACACACCCTCTTGTTGCCAAAGCTCCTTGGGAGTCCCAAACTCTGCAACCTGACCGTCTGAAAGGACTAGGATGCGATCAAAGTCAGCGATGGTGCTCAGACGATGTGCAATGACGATGAGTGTGCTGTCTGTAAACTCCTCTCGAATGCTGCGCTGGATAAGGGCATCGGTAGCCATGTCGACGGCGGAAGTGGCCTCGTCTAGTACCATGATCTTAGGCCGTGCCACAATGGCACGAGCCAGACAGAGAAGTTGTCGTTGACCCTGAGATAGGTTGCCGCCAGACTCAGAGATTGGGCTTGATAGATCTCGGAATATGTTTGTATTCTTGGCAGCAAGTGTCGAGGTCGCCGCAGAGGCTGGCTCGTTAGTGGGTGTAACTGGCTGTGAGTCGACAAGATGGACGCGGCCCAGTGACTCGCGAAGCTCATCATCTGTATTGTCCTCAAATGGGTCAAGGTTGGATCTGATTGTTCCCGAAAAAAGGACAGGATCCTGAGAAGATGTCAGTCTGTATGTAGTAAAACCAAAAGCGAATATACACACCTGAGGAATGATGGCTAGGCGAGATCGCAAGCTATGCAGGTCAATTTTGGAAATGTCCAGGCCATCGATAGTGACGCTACCAGAACGGGCCTCCAAAAATCGGAACAAGGCCAGAGTCAGAGACGACTTTCCAGCACCTGTACGCCCCACAACACCGACTCTTTCGTTATTCTTGACGTCAAAGGAGATTCCCCTGAGTACTGGTGGAAGGTCAGGAGCGTATGAAACCTCGAGATCCTTGATCTCCATAGTTCCGGAAGTAGGCCACGCGGCAGAAGGCTTCTCTCCCTCAAGCGACTCGGTCTCAAGTTCGGTATATTCGACAACTCGTTCGGTTGAGTTCATATTCAGCTCCATACCAGCATAGTTTCGAATGGTCCAGAGGATACTCTCGGCAAAATCCATGGCAAAAGACAAGGTGAAGCCAGCCAAGGCAGCGTCCATATTAGGGCTCACAATAACAATTATCCCGACGATAGTCGAGAATAATGTACCAATAAGACCCATCCGTAGACCCATCCAGCGGTTCACAAGCCACATGTAAGAGGTGATGATGCTCCACGAATCAAGCTTCTCATACATCCTGTTAATATAGACCTGTGTCTTCTTGTAGCCTCGGATTGTCGACACACCCGCAAGGGCTGCGTTGAAGAGCTCGAAGACTGGGGACTTGCAGTTACTCTCGAGTCGTTTTAGTGGTCGTGCGCCATAAAGATATCTATTACCCAGTAGAATACCAAGCCCCAGTAGAACTATAGCCAAGGGGATCACGATACCGGACGCGAAGAAGGCGGCCACGCAGACACCGACCAGGGATAGCAAGTTGGAGATGAACTGAGTCCAGTCCATAGTGATACGGTTATCGATGATATTGAAGTCGGACGAGAATCGATTTAGAATTCTGCCGACGGGAACAGTGTCGAGCCATCTCAGAGGAGTATGCAGGACAGTAAACAGCATCTTTTCAAAGAGTGATCGGCTCGCTTTGATAGCAAGGAAATAAGCCCAGAAGAACCTGAATGTGCCAATAATTGCAGTAGCACTGGAGATGGCAATGTAGATCCATAAGTAGTACTTCAAATCATAGTGAGTCCTACTATCCCTGAACTCGGGCGCGGAGGAGTACGGGAAATGTTGAAGAGAGAATACTGAGGCGTGACCATGTTGCTGCTGGATGCTGCCAACTGAAATACTTTCGTCGACATCACCAGTCCAAATTCGGAGCCACCATGCTCGACCTGATATCAATGTTAGCAGTAAACTTGACCATAGATTTATAATGCTCACCAAGAATGCCAACTTCATATCCAAGAAAAACAAGTGCACAAATGCTCCAAAGGACAACGCCGCCACTATCTTGCAGATAGGTCAGATAGACATGCTTCTTAACAACACCCCTTTCCCGAACTTCTTCCTGTATGAACTGCTTAGCGTTCTTGGACGGCACTTTCTGCAGCGCATTGTTCTCATTATTCTCGGCTGGGTCTGTGATGGAAGCTTCCTCGGAGTTGACAGCCGTTGAGGAATCAGTCGTCTCATCTCCAGAAGCTTGTTGCGCAGTCTCTTCGTGCTGGCAAATCTCCTCCAGGGTCCCATCCTTGATAAAGTCAGAAATCAAACCAGCATGCAGAGCAACACCTTCACCAAGCTCTACTATATACTTGGCCTTCGACTGCACTAAAGCAACGTGGTGAGTGACTAGGATTCGAGTACGTCCCTTGCAAATATCGCCCGTGACACACTTCTCAAAGATATGGCGGCCGACATGTGCATCGACAGCACTAAAGACGTCGTCCATCACCAAGATATCGGCTCGTGAATAAATAGCCCGCGCTAACGTGACACGCCATTTCTGACCGCCAGACAGATTGATACCGTTTGCACCGAGCTCCGTCTTGTCGCCATCTGTCAAAATCTGCAGATCCTTCTTAAGAGCGCACACATCAACGACCTGGTTGTAGCGTTCCTCGATAAAAGGGAGTCCAAATAAGATGTTATCACGTAGAGATGCGCTCTCGAGCCAAGGAGTTTGGCTAACATAAGCAATAGATCCGGGGATAATCCAGTCGCCGAGGTTGGCTTGGGCATCGCGACGGTCTTCCGGGGCAACAGTGTTAGGCACATAAACAGAACCCTCCAATACATCAGTTTCACCAAGAATGGCAGAAAGAAGTAAACTTTTCCCTGTACCTGTCTTTCCAGAAATCACTGAAAGTTCGCCAGCAGGGAATCTTATGTTCAGACTCCTCAGGATGAACCTATCCTCGTCAGGtgtctcgtcatcttcggGCCAGGCAATAGACGCGTCTTCGAAGGCCACATCTGTGCCTTCGGAAAGTGTGTTCTTCATCTCGGGGCCATTGAGATATGTTTGAATTCGCTTCAAGGAGACAAACGTGTCAACTCCCATCGTGATGAGTTCTGGCAACACACCGAGCGAGACTTCCAAAGCCTTGAAAATTCCAATGCTAACGAAGGCAACAGAAGGCAAAAGTTGACCGTTCATAACAGCATAGACAGCAAGAGATGTCGCAGCAAGTAAAATGGGGCTGACGACCCAGCATCCAAAGAGACCGGTATCAACAACAAAAAGTCCCCATAATGTCTTCAGTTCCCTCTCTCGCATAGCCAAGATGCGCTTTTCCCAGCGACTCTCCAGGGCGGCGAACTTGATCTGTCTCATTCCAAGAAGAGCTTCGTTGACCACAGCTAACTTCTCATCACGGAGCTTCATCAACTTATCCGATCTGGATAGCAATTCTCGAGAGAAGTAGGTATTGGCGGGAAGAGTAAGACCCCAGGCTACCAAACCAGCTGTGAAAGGGATCCATCCAATCAGGCGaaccaaaaaaaaagagaaaaataGGAGCTTGAAGACACTGTTGATAATCAGGAACTGGAAACCCGTGAAGTTCGAGATTCGCAACGCATCGACACCAACAAGGTTGACGATTGCCTGTCTAGACTTCAATACACTTGAGCCGtcatctgcatcttcttcatttTCCTTGTCTTCTGCGTGGCCCTGTGGCTCATCCGACTCTTTCGACTTATCCGCGGACTTGACGTTCTTGCGTCGAAGCGATTTTTCGAAGATCAGTGTCGACAGTTGCGAACGGATAGGGAGAGCAATGCTCGCAAAGGAGTACCAGAATACCCATCCTTCAACCCACTTTGACACATCAGTATAAGGGAACAAGTTTATATGAAGTACTTACGGCATCTAAGAGATTAAAGCCAGCCATCGCAAAAATCAAAATCCAGAGCTCCAAGTTGGATGCTCCGGACAGTCCTACATCGCGCTGTTCGAGAATGTTGATCACACGCAACATGGTCCAGAAAGGTAACAAGGCCAGGATGTTTCGGAATACAGTAAGGGAGAGCTGTACCATAAAGGAGCCTTTGTATGCCCAAAACAGGGAGCGGAAGAGACTGCCTTGAGGTTTCGATGCGAGCCAGTCCTCTTTCAAATCAGCAGCTCTCAGCGTCCGGTCTACATGAGGAACGTCGCTGGCATCCAGATCGTTCTTTTTGACCGCAAAAGAAAGGAGGGGGTCAACCCAGGACCACGTGTAGCGGCTGAAGGCAGAAACAGTCCATTGCTCGTCGACCTTTTTGCCTTTGAAGAATACATCAGGTCGGCGTGGGAGTAGCACACTggagaggcagagaaggACGACTGCACCAACATTCACAGcacgaagaacaagagccacTGTGTTGTTTCGAGTGAAAAACTGAGCCTCCTTAATCAATTGGGGCACAGTAATGGTGGCAACAATGAGAGAAGACCCAAAAAGCCACAGGCCAAGATCGTGGACCTTTACAGGCGCATGATGGGCACTCAAGGAGATGGCATGGAGAAGAATAAGAGCCTATTTAGAGAAGAACGTCAGTGACCATTGCATATTGCCATTCCATTCCAAAATACTCACCCATGCCCCAGCAATGAGCCAATTCTTGAGCAAGAGCGAATCTGACTGCGAGAGCGAGTGAAGTACTGAAATTGCAATTGATGTTCCAAGACCAACGGCGGACAGGGCAAGGATGAAAACTTTGGGAAGACGGTTCGAAAAAGCGGCCAAGCTTTCAGGCGTACTCTTGCCATCGGCATCCTCATAGAAGTTGTCCCGTGCAGCACGCTTCCGTAGTTGGGTGACGGCGGTGGCTAGAGCAGGCGTAGTGGCCGATGCTACAACAACAAGGCCTGTGCCAGTCAAAATCACATCGACGTTATTGGGTACACTCATGATTGAGACTTTCTGAGCAGAtttgctgaagaagagtcgTGAAAAACAATGGCAAAGAACGCCAGAATATAATCTTTGTCGCCACCCTCTGTTATCGTTGTTTCTGGTGGTTATACTCAGTCGAGTTGTAAAATCTTAAAAGGGCCAGGCTAGAAACAGTCTATACATTTGACGTGCTCCGAAATAACGAGGGAAAAGGAGGGAGAGATAGACAAGGATCCAGCACAggtttttaaaaagattcGAAATCAGTCACGCCTTACGCATGTAAGCTGGCTGATGCCGCTTCAAGGATttgt
This region includes:
- a CDS encoding hypothetical protein (EggNog:ENOG41), with translation MGSIPTHKRPNFLVIVADDLGYSDLGCFGSEIATPNLDHLSQTGVRLTNFHTASACSPTRSMLFSGTDNHIAGLGQMTEHMARFMDKYKNRPGYEGYLNFRVAALSEILQDAGYHTIMSGKWHLGTTNETSPHGRGFDNSYVFLSGCCNHYNYEPQLDDPAHGFFTPMNAGKFWMQDDRFLDRKNPKDIPDEFYSTTTFSEKLIDFLKDRKDTEQPFFAYLPFTAPHWPLQAPRETIEKYRGIYDDGPAALRKRRLANLVKLGLISEDTEPAPVTVELWDKMSPMEKAESARKMEVYAAMVDLIDVNVGRVVDYLDSIDELDNTFVLFMSDNGAEGAMLEAVPMMGSVGSVPKIINKYYDNSIDNMGMADSYIWYGPEWACASMAPSRGFKTWITEGGIRCPCLVRYPPFSKAGGSHTDSFCTVMDILPTVLDLAGIPLPGSKFRGREVFPVRGSSWVLHLEDQSPAFHDEEKEITGWELFGLRAIREGHWKALYMTAPRGKDKWELYNLKNDPGELHDLADSNPDIMDRLINLWEIYYSETGMFDPGHEFGVTKI
- a CDS encoding hypothetical protein (EggNog:ENOG41), producing the protein MSVPNNVDVILTGTGLVVVASATTPALATAVTQLRKRAARDNFYEDADGKSTPESLAAFSNRLPKVFILALSAVGLGTSIAISVLHSLSQSDSLLLKNWLIAGAWALILLHAISLSAHHAPVKVHDLGLWLFGSSLIVATITVPQLIKEAQFFTRNNTVALVLRAVNVGAVVLLCLSSVLLPRRPDVFFKGKKVDEQWTVSAFSRYTWSWVDPLLSFAVKKNDLDASDVPHVDRTLRAADLKEDWLASKPQGSLFRSLFWAYKGSFMVQLSLTVFRNILALLPFWTMLRVINILEQRDVGLSGASNLELWILIFAMAGFNLLDAWVEGWVFWYSFASIALPIRSQLSTLIFEKSLRRKNVKSADKSKESDEPQGHAEDKENEEDADDGSSVLKSRQAIVNLVGVDALRISNFTGFQFLIINSVFKLLFFSFFLVRLIGWIPFTAGLVAWGLTLPANTYFSRELLSRSDKLMKLRDEKLAVVNEALLGMRQIKFAALESRWEKRILAMRERELKTLWGLFVVDTGLFGCWVVSPILLAATSLAVYAVMNGQLLPSVAFVSIGIFKALEVSLGVLPELITMGVDTFVSLKRIQTYLNGPEMKNTLSEGTDVAFEDASIAWPEDDETPDEDRFILRSLNIRFPAGELSVISGKTGTGKSLLLSAILGETDVLEGSVYVPNTVAPEDRRDAQANLGDWIIPGSIAYVSQTPWLESASLRDNILFGLPFIEERYNQVVDVCALKKDLQILTDGDKTELGANGINLSGGQKWRVTLARAIYSRADILVMDDVFSAVDAHVGRHIFEKCVTGDICKGRTRILVTHHVALVQSKAKYIVELGEGVALHAGLISDFIKDGTLEEICQHEETAQQASGDETTDSSTAVNSEEASITDPAENNENNALQKVPSKNAKQFIQEEVRERGVVKKHVYLTYLQDSGGVVLWSICALVFLGYEVGILGRAWWLRIWTGDVDESISVGSIQQQHGHASVFSLQHFPYSSAPEFRDSRTHYDLKYYLWIYIAISSATAIIGTFRFFWAYFLAIKASRSLFEKMLFTVLHTPLRWLDTVPVGRILNRFSSDFNIIDNRITMDWTQFISNLLSLVGVCVAAFFASGIVIPLAIVLLGLGILLGNRYLYGARPLKRLESNCKSPVFELFNAALAGVSTIRGYKKTQVYINRMYEKLDSWSIITSYMWLVNRWMGLRMGLIGTLFSTIVGIIVIVSPNMDAALAGFTLSFAMDFAESILWTIRNYAGMELNMNSTERVVEYTELETESLEGEKPSAAWPTSGTMEIKDLEVSYAPDLPPVLRGISFDVKNNERVGVVGRTGAGKSSLTLALFRFLEARSGSVTIDGLDISKIDLHSLRSRLAIIPQDPVLFSGTIRSNLDPFEDNTDDELRESLGRVHLVDSQPVTPTNEPASAATSTLAAKNTNIFRDLSSPISESGGNLSQGQRQLLCLARAIVARPKIMVLDEATSAVDMATDALIQRSIREEFTDSTLIVIAHRLSTIADFDRILVLSDGQVAEFGTPKELWQQEGVFRDMCESSGEKEKLKQTIFG